TTACAATCTCAATACGGGAAAAACCCGAACGCTCCTTACCGAGTCCAGCGATACCTGGGTTAACCTGAGCCATGATCTCCACTTTTTGGAAAATAGCGATGCTTTTATTTGGTCATCGGAGAGGGATGGCTTCAAACACCTGTATAAATATGATTTTGGCGGCGGATTACAGGCACAATTGACTAAGGGAGATTGGGTGGTTGACGAGTTAGAGGCTGTTGATGAGCAGGCTAATCGTTTGTATTTTACCGCACGGAAAGATACTCCAATCGAGAGGCATCTCTATGCAGTCTCCCTGCAGGGGGAGAGCGACATTAAGAGAATTTCACAGCGTAGTGGTATGCACTCTATCGAATTTTCTGAGGATGCCTCTGGATATATTGATAAATTTTCCAGCGTTACCACGCCCCCTCAGGTGAGCCTGCACAGCAGCTCAGGGACCAGAGTTACCTGGCTTGAGCAGAATGCTGTAAATCGTGATCACCCTCTCTATCCTTTTAAAGATCAATGGATCACTCCGGAATTTGGCAGTATTGAGGCGCCCCATGGCCAGGAGCTTTTCTACCGCTTGTACAAACCTGCTAATTTTGATGCGAAGAAGAGTTACCCGGTAATGGTGTTTGTCTATGGTGGTCCACACGCTCAGGTGGTTACCAATAGCTGGGATAAACTATTCAACCAGTATATGGCCCAACAGGGTTATATTGTTTTTTCCCTAGATAATCGTGGTTCAGCAAACCGCGGTACCGCTTTTGAGAATCCTATCTTTAAGAATATGGGATCTCCTGAAGTGGAAGATCAAATTACCGGCGTTGAATTCCTGCGCACCCTGCCTTACGTTGATAAAAATAAAGTAGGCATCTTCGGCCACAGCTACGGTGGTTACATGGCACTGATGAGTATGTTCAAAGCCGGAGACTACTTTAAGGCGGGGGTATCGGGTGCGCCGGTTACGGACTGGACGCTGTATGATACTCATTATACTGAGCGTTATATGGGCAATCCAACCAAGGATATGGATGCCTATGAGGCATCTTCTGTGTTTCCCTATGCGAAGGGCTTACAAGGTGATCTGCTGATTTATCATGGTATGGCGGATGATAATGTGTTGTTTACCAATACCACCAAACTCATAAAACAGTTGCAGGATAACGGCCAACAATTTGAACTGATGACTTATCCAGGCAAGAAGCATAGCTTGCGCGGTAAGCAGACTCGCATCCACCAATACAGCATGATCAAGCGCTTTTTTGATCGGTATTTAAAGGGGCAGGATTAAAAATTAAATAATCTCCCAGAAGAAAAAAACCGAGGCTAGCCTCGGTTTTTTTCTTTATTGAGGTATATGACCCCTAAGACTGAGGCTGATCAACCCGATCCAAATTCATTACTTTGGTCCAGGCCAGCACAAAATCATTTACAAACTTGTCAG
This DNA window, taken from Microbulbifer sp. VAAF005, encodes the following:
- a CDS encoding DPP IV N-terminal domain-containing protein, producing MKQALLALLGCTFAGICSAESLSIERLFSDPALGGTAPRALEYSPDGQRVTFLKGRAEDYNRYDLWEYNLKDGQSRILVNSDSLHSGSETLSDEEKARRERQRIYGSGIMEYSWSEDGRSLLFPLAGDIYYYDLKDRSSRRLTETETFETDVKVSPEGHFVSFIRNQNIYIVDLKTGREKQLTSDGKDHIKNGMAEFVAQEEMDRMTGYWWSPDDRHIAFLQVDESPVDQVTRSEIYADRIEMIQQRYPAAGRANAKIRLGLIDIDSGDIRWVNLGDNQDIYIPRVKWARDHLLTFQWQSRDQQKLELRAYNLNTGKTRTLLTESSDTWVNLSHDLHFLENSDAFIWSSERDGFKHLYKYDFGGGLQAQLTKGDWVVDELEAVDEQANRLYFTARKDTPIERHLYAVSLQGESDIKRISQRSGMHSIEFSEDASGYIDKFSSVTTPPQVSLHSSSGTRVTWLEQNAVNRDHPLYPFKDQWITPEFGSIEAPHGQELFYRLYKPANFDAKKSYPVMVFVYGGPHAQVVTNSWDKLFNQYMAQQGYIVFSLDNRGSANRGTAFENPIFKNMGSPEVEDQITGVEFLRTLPYVDKNKVGIFGHSYGGYMALMSMFKAGDYFKAGVSGAPVTDWTLYDTHYTERYMGNPTKDMDAYEASSVFPYAKGLQGDLLIYHGMADDNVLFTNTTKLIKQLQDNGQQFELMTYPGKKHSLRGKQTRIHQYSMIKRFFDRYLKGQD